The following proteins come from a genomic window of Megalobrama amblycephala isolate DHTTF-2021 linkage group LG1, ASM1881202v1, whole genome shotgun sequence:
- the mif4gdb gene encoding MIF4G domain-containing protein B, giving the protein MENSSKEDYKIQSFDLETQKLLKTALKDPGSVDLEKVSNVIVDQSLKDQVFSREAGRICYTIVQAEVKQTNGNVFRRNLLNRLQQEFKAREETRKRSTEEWVCLVCFICNIFDYLKVNNMPMMALVHPVYDCLFRLAQSDALKNEEEVDCLVLQLHRIGDQLEKMNMQLMDELFNLLRDGFLLQEDLSSMGRLLLLEILEFRAGGWTLSDTAQKYYYSEVTD; this is encoded by the exons ATGGAGAActcgtctaaagaagattacaAGATCCAGTCGTTTGATTTGGAGACTCAGAAACTCCTCAAAACTGCTTTGAAAG ACCCAGGTTCAGTTGACCTGGAGAAAGTGTCCAATGTAATAGTGGATCAGTCTCTGAAGGACCAGGTCTTCAGCAGGGAGGCCGGACGCATCTGTTATACAATTGTGCAA GCAGAAGTCAAACAGACCAACGGGAACGTGTTTCGGCGTAACCTGCTGAACCGCCTGCAGCAGGAGTTTAAAGCCAGAGAAGAGACGCGGAAGAGGTCCACTGAGGAGTGGGTTTGCCTCGTGTGCTTCATCTGCAACATCTTTGACTACCTCAAG GTGAACAACATGCCCATGATGGCTCTGGTGCACCCCGTCTATGACTGTTTGTTCAGACTGGCACAATCTGATGCCCTGAAGAATGAAGAAGAG GTGGACTGTCTGGTGTTGCAATTGCATCGTATTGGAGATCAGCTGGAGAAGATGAACATGCAGCTGATGGATGAGCTGTTCAATCTGCTGAGGGATGGGTTTCTCCTGCAGGAGGACCTGAGCTCCATGGGTCGCCTGCTCCTGCTGGAGATCCTGGAGTTTCGTGCGGGAGGTTGGACTCTCAGCGACACGGCTCAGAAATACTACTACAGCGAAGTGACGGACTGA